One segment of Falco rusticolus isolate bFalRus1 chromosome 3, bFalRus1.pri, whole genome shotgun sequence DNA contains the following:
- the SIRT5 gene encoding NAD-dependent protein deacylase sirtuin-5, mitochondrial — protein MLMSLVQFTSRRLVSQVYSGFKAASSKKQKFCWEMARPSSNMADFREVFAKAKHIAIITGAGVSAESGVPTFRGAGGFWRKWQAQELATPEAFARNPSRVWEFYHYRREVMLSKHPNPAHVAIAECERRLSKQGRSVVVITQNIDELHRKAGTKHLLEIHGSLFKTRCTNCGNIAANYKSPICPALAGKGAPDPETEDAVIPVEDLPQCEEDGCNGLLRPHVVWFGETLDPDILTEVEKELDICDLCLVVGTSSVVYPAAMFAPQVSARGVPVAEFNTEATPATSRFRFHFPGPCGSTLPPALARHPTEIIA, from the exons ATGCTGATGAGTCTCGTTCAATTTACCTCTAGAAGGCTGGTTTCCCAAGTGTATTCTGGATTTAAGGCTGCCtcttcaaagaaacagaagttttgctGGGAAATGGCTCGTCCCAGTTCAA ATATGGCCGATTTTCGAGAAGTGTTTGCCAAAGCGAAGCATATAGCCATTATCACAGGAGCCGGCGTCAGTGCGGAGAGTGGAGTTCCTACTTTCAGAGGGGCTGGAGGTTTCTGGAGAAAGTGGCAAGCCCAG GAGCTGGCTACTCCGGAGGCTTTTGCACGAAACCCTTCTCGTGTATGGGAATTTTACCATTACCGCCGGGAAGTGATGTTGAGTAAACATCCAAATCCTGCACATGTTGCCATTGCAGAGTGCGAAAGGCGACTGAGCAAGCAAGGAAGGAGCGTTGTGGTCATTACTCAGAATATTGATGAGCTGCACAGAAAGGCAGGCACAAAGCACCTCTTAGAAATTCATG GTAGTTTATTTAAAACTCGATGCACCAACTGTGGAAACATAGCTGCGAATTACAAGAGTCCAATATGCCCTGCGTTGGCTGGGAAAGG GGCTCCAGATCCTGAAACAGAAGACGCCGTGATTCCAGTTGAAGACCTTCCTCA GTGTGAGGAGGATGGCTGCAACGGGCTCCTCCGTCCCCACGTTGTGTGGTTTGGCGAAACCCTGGATCCTGACATCCTCACAGAGGTTGAGAAGGAGCTTGACATCTGCGACCTCTGCTTGGTA GTGGGGACCTCCTCGGTGGTGTACCCTGCCGCGATGTTCGCCCCTCAGGTGTCCGCCCGGGGAGTGCCGGTGGCGGAGTTCAACACGGAAGCTACGCCCGCCACCAGCAGGTTCAG GTTTCACTTCCCGGGCCCCTGCGGGAGCACGCTGCCGCCGGCGCTGGCGCGCCACCCGACCGAGATCATCGCCTGA
- the NOL7 gene encoding nucleolar protein 7 translates to MARRGKVAALLGPASSEDEAPEEVAFGAAREAAQTERKRVGEAARRHRELLKEKRRRRQELFAEQKKRKLLPEAVLQELAAAAPPAGPDEQAAAAERGKQSGGGAVKQRQGQDQRQVKKEKQGKGARSKGNYTAVRLKDQSFTGLHQQLALDFVKAQLYGPHANRAQANEFFSLENKKKPVKSAAVQFVDKSWGQEKKERAARFKKRWLAAHMKN, encoded by the exons ATGGCGCGGCGGGGGAAGGTGGCGGCGCTGCTGGGCCCGGCCTCCTCGGAGGACGAGGCCCCGGAGGAGGTGGCCTTCGGCGCGGCACGGGAGGCGGCCCAGACCGAGCGGAAGCGCGTGGGGGAGGCGGCCCGGAG GCACCGggagctgctgaaggagaagcggcggcggcggcaggagcTGTTCGCGGAGCAGAAG AAGCGCAAGCTGCTGCCCGAGGCcgtgctgcaggagctggccgccgccgcgccgcccgcagG GCCTGATGAGCAGGCTGCGGCAGCTGAGCGAG GTAAACAGAGTGGAGGTGGGGCTGTGAAGCAGAGACAAGGCCAAGACCAAAGGCAGgtgaagaaagagaagcaaggaAAGGGTGCCAG GTCAAAAGGAAACTATACAGCTGTGCGCTTAAAAGATCAGAGTTTTACAGGCCTCCACCAACAGCTCGCCTTGGACTTCGTAAAGGCGCAGCTCTACGGCCCACATGCCAACCGGGCACAGG CAAAtgagtttttttcccttgaaaacaagaaaaaaccaGTTAAGAGCGCAGCAGTTCAGTTTGTGGACAAATCTTGGG ggcaagaaaaaaaggaaagagcagcaaGGTTTAAAAAGCGTTGGCTCGCAGCACACATGAAAAACTGA